The window CATCATCCGAAATCTGGTCTAAACGGGTCGATTTATTTCCTTTTAGACGATCGAAATCGGCCTTGCTTTCAGATGTGATGATTGTAAAATAATCAATGTAGTTTTCAAGCAACGGAATGATCGAATTATTAGGCCTCTGCTTTTTTTCAGTAGCAATATAAGCGCGGGCATTACCCAGCTTTAATTCGAAAATGCTTTTATAAGCTTTTAAGCAATTGGCGTTGTAATCAAAGTTTGCAAATAATATAGACGGAAATATCAGAAGAGAGGCAAAGAAGGCGAAACGTAAGCTTTTAATCATGCTGAAAAATGGTATTTTCTTTTAGGTTGATGTCGCCCGAGCAACAGCTTTCACATTTAAACAAATATCTACATTTAACGTTAAAATGTGCGTGTTGTTTTGTTGCTAAACAAAAAACGTCCCGATTTAAGTCGGGACGTTTTTAATGCTTTTGCAATGCTGATTAAGCTTCTGCTACTTCGTGGGTTAATGCTTCATCAACCAAAATACGTCCGCAGTGTTCGCAAACGATGATTTTTTTACGTTGACGGATATCTAACTGACGCTGAGGCGGGATCTGGTTGAAACAACCTGAGCAAGAATCGCGATCGATAGTTACTACTGCCAAACCGTTAACCGCATTTTTGCGTAAACGTTTGTATGCAACCAGTAAACGTTCCTCAATTTGAGGCTCTGCTTTATCTGCTTTTTTCTGTAAATCCTGCTCTTCTTTTTCAGTTTCTGCAGTAATTACATCAAGTTCTGCTTTTTTAGTTTCTAAATCTTTCTTTCTGCCATCTAACTCGCCTTTAGCTGCTTCGTAGATTTCAGTTTTAGAGTTAATTTCGAAACCGTGTTCTTTAATTTTCTTTTCAGATACCTGAATATCTAAACCCTGAATCTCAATTTCTTTGGTTAAAGCATCGTATTCACGGTTGTTTTTAACTTCTTTTAATTGAGAATCGTATCTTTTGATTGCAGCTTGTGCATCTTTGATGGTATTTTTACGGGTTACGATCGAATCCTCAAGATCATCAAGTTCGCCTTTAATTTTTGAAATTCTGGTTTCTAATCCTAAAACGTCATCCTCAAGATCTGCAACTTCCATTGGTAATTCGCCACGTACCTGACGGATTTTATCAATTTTTGTGTGGATATTTTGTAATTCGTATAAAGCCTTTAGCTTTTGTTCTACGGTTTGTTCCATTAAAACAAGTAATTTATGGGGTTTGTATTTTGCTCCGTTAAACGGATTGCAAAGTTAGTAAATTTTTTTTGAATAATTTCAAGCAATAAATTTGAGGTAAATTGTTCAGTTTCAAAGTGTCCGATGTCGGCAATGATCAATTTTTCCTCTGCATCAAAAAACTCGTGGTATTTGAAATCTGCAGTAATAAAAGCATCGGCTCCGGTGGCAATTGCTTCTCTTAAAAGGAAGCTACCCGAACCGCCACAAACCGCTACCTTTTTGATCCTTTTGTTGATTACTTCGGTATGCCGAACTACACGTGCCTGCATCCTGTCTTTAACTAGGTGCAGAAAATCGTAACCATCCATATCATATTCCAGCCAGCCCACCATACCTGAACCAACCAGCTGGTGTTTGTTTTCCAACTTATAAATATCGTAGGCGACTTCCTCATACGGATGGTTTTCGAACAAAGCCACCAATATTTTCCGTTCGGCCTGGGCCGGGTAAACCATTTCGATACGTACTTCTGCCTCGCGATGGCGAATGCTTCTTTCGCCTACAAAGGGATCTGATTCCTCATTGCCCTTAAAAGTACCAAAACCATCAGCATTAAAACTGCATTCGCTGTAATTGCCAATATTACCCGCTCCAGCATAAAACAAAGCCGAACGCAATTGCTCTGCCTGTGCTTGCGGGCAATAGGTAACCAGCTTTTTTAACAAGCCGGCTTTGGGCGAAAGCACCTTGGTACCAGTTAAGCCTAAACGCTCACAAATACGGGCGTTTACGCCGGTATGGATACTATCTAAATTGGTGTGAATAGCATAAAGTGCAATATTATTCTTGATGGCCTTAAGTACAACACGCTCTACATAGTTTTTACCATTCAGCTTTTTTAAGCCTTTAAAAACAATTGGATGATGGGTAATAATGAGGTTGCAACCTACAGAAATGGCCTCATCTACAATCTTTTCTACACAATCTAATGCAACTAGGGCAGCTCTGATTTCCATATTCGGATCGCCAACAATTAAGCCCGAATTATCGTAATCTTCCTGATAATTGAGAGGGGCAATGCTTTCTAAATAATTGGTTATTTCGGCTAATTTCATGTGTTAAATATAAAAAAAAATTATAGCCCGGGATTTAAATCCCGGGCTATAATGTAGAAACTAATATCAGATTTTTATTAAACCTTAGGCGCAAATCCGCCACCCATTCTTACCATCTGTAAACTTTCGAAAACCATTTTCTGGTTGTGCTCAAAGGCAAGGGTTTTATGGTTTACCACATCGATTATCGAACCGATGAAACAAAGACCTGCAGTTAAAAGATACAAGATACCCATACCAATCTGACCGATAATGAATCTTTGCAATCCCGGTACAGCGAAGAGTCCGATCAAACAGAAAATTAACATATCTGATGGATTTTTTCTTTTGCTGCTGTAAATCATTAAGAAATTGCGCAACTGTTGCTCGTCTAAACCTGTAGTTGCCTGTTGTAAGTATGAGTATTCATCTGGTGTTATACCTGGTAACGACATCAGAGGTGATTGAAATATATCCATGGTGTTTATCTGTTTGAGGTTAAAATTTTAAATGTTTTTATCTTTTTTGCTAGTATATAAATTCTGTAAAGTATAATTAAAAGTGCCGGAAACCCGAACCAATGTTCAGCAAAGCTTTCAGTAAATTCGCCATGAAAAATATGACTTATCGACCTGCCAATCCCACATCCCGGACACCAGCCCCGTAGCCTAAATTAGCCAGCGGGCAAAGTGTGAAGTGATGTTCGTGGCTATTTGCTGTTGCCAATAACACTAATGCTATTACCCAGAAAACAAGTTCTAATGGAAAGCGCTTAATGTTGCCCATTGTTTCACTTTTTATATAAATTAGAGGCTATACCACTGCCTTTGTTACATCAATTTACCCTTAATCGACGAATGGGGGATATATTTCGACCAAACTTGTGATACTATCTAACAATGCGTAGTTATTTATTTTCAAAATTGATTTTTGTATGCTACCCCGGCCAAAAATAGTTAAAAAAACCTTTACACAAATTACAGGTTAATATTAAAAGATAAGCTTATTTTTGTGCCTTGAACATTCGCGATTTAATAAACAGATACAAAACCGACGATAGGGTAACTCAATTTACCAAAACGTTGAACAGCACCAAATACCCGAAAGTACAATTAAAGGGACTGGTGGGTTCGGCCGATGCTATTGTTGCCCTTTCCTCTTATTTTTTATTACACAAGCCGCTGCTCTTCGTTTTACCCGACAGGGAGGAGGCCGCCTATTTTCAGTCTGACCTTGAAAGTGTGCTGGATAAGCAGGTTTTGCTGTTTCCGTCATCGTACCGCAAATCATTCGATTTTACACAGGTTGACACTGCTAATGTACTTGCGCGCGCCGAGGTTTTAAACGAACTGAACCATGACTCGGAATATGGCAAAATAGTTGTTTCGTATCCCGAGGCCATTGCCGAAAAAGTTATTGACCGCTCTGCGCTTGAAAAAAACACCCTCGAAATTAGCATCGGCGCCAAGCTGGGCATTGATTTTATCAATGAGTTTTTAATTGATTACGATTTCGACAGAGCGGATTTTGTGTATGAACCCGGCCAGTTTTCAATCCGCGGTGGTATTGTAGATATTTTTTCGTTCTCTTCTGATCTGCCTTTCCGGATTGAGTTTTTTGGCGATGAAGTAGAAAGTATCCGCAGTTTCGAAATCGAGAGCCAGCTTTCTGTAGCAGATGTTAAATCGCTAACCATTGTACCCAACGTACAGGCCAAATTCTTAACTGAAAGCAATATCAGTATTCTCGATTACATTGATCAGGATACCCAACTCTGGTTTAAAGATGTAGAATTCACACTCGATATTGTAAAAGCAGGTTTTAAAAAGGCGGTTGAGCTTTGGAAAGCTCTACCTGCAGCCGATAAAAGTCAAAATCCCGAGTGGATTGATCCGAAATTTGCTTTTACTGATGAAAAGCTATTGGGAGATCACCTTCACGATTTTCCGCTGATTGAGTTTGGAAAGCAATTTTTCTACAAAACCGACGATCGTTTTGAGTTCGAAACCAAGCCACAACCTTCATTCAATAAAGATTTTAATCTGCTTATCCATAACCTTAAGGAGAATGAAAAAGCCGGTATTGTTAACTTTATCTTTACCGATTCGCCAAAGCAGATAGAGCGTTTGTATGCCATTTTAGAAGATATTGATAAAACGGCCAAGTTTACGCCAATCAACAGCATGCTGCGCGAGGGCTTTGTAGATCCGCAAATCCAGACTGCTTTTTATACCGATCACCAGATTTTCGATCGTTACTACAAATACAAGCTTAAAAAAGGCTATCAAAAAAGTCAGGCCATTACCCTGAAAGATTTGAGGGAACTTAAATCAGGCGATTATGTTACACACATCGACCACGGTATTGGAAAATACGCCGGATTGGAAAAAGTAGAGGTTAACGGTAAAACCCAGGAGATGATCCGTTTAATTTATGCCGATAACGATCTGCTTTATGTAAACATCAACTCGCTGAACCGCATTGCCAAATACAGCGGCAAAGAAAGCGGTGTACCCAAGATGAACAAACTGGGTACCGATGCCTGGGATAAGCTAAAAAAAACTACTAAAAAAAAAGTTAAAGATATTGCCCGCGACCTGATTAAGCTTTATGCCTTGCGTAAAACACAGGCCGGAACGGCATTTTCTCCCGATAGTTACCTGCAAACTGAACTTGAGGCTTCCTTTATTTACGAAGATACCCCGATCAGCTAAAAGCTACGCAGGATGTGAAAAAGGATATGGAAGCGCCACACCCAATGGATCGCCTGGTTTGTGGCGACGTGGGCTTTGGCAAAACCGAAATTGCAGTTCGTGCAGCATTTAAAGCCGTTGCCGAAGGCAAACAGGCCGCCATTCTGGTACCTACAACCATTTTAGCCTTACAGCATTACAAAACCTTTTCTTCGCGTTTAAAAGATTTTCCGGTTACGGTTGATTACATTAACCGTTTTAAAACCAATAGACAGATAAAAGATACGCTTGCAGAAGCAGCAGCCGGAAAAGTTGATATTTTAATTGGTACACACCGTTTGCTGAGTAAAGATGTCAAATTTAAGGATCTGGGCATCATGATTATTGATGAGGAGCAAAAGTTTGGGGTGAGTGCAAAGGAGCGATTAAAAGCTGTGCGTGTAAATGTTGATACCCTGACTTTAACAGCAACACCTATCCCAAGGACTTTGCACTTCTCGTTAATGGGAGCGCGTGATTTATCGATTATCAGCACACCACCACCTAACCGCCAGCCGGTAAGCACCGAATTGCACGTTTTTAACGATAAGCTGATTCAGGAAGCTGTACAATTCGAATTAGACCGTGGAGGTCAGGTTTTCTTTATTCACAACCGGGTAAACGACCTGATGCAACTGGGTGGACTGATTCAGAAACTGGTGCCTAAAGCACGCATAGGTATTGCCCATGGTCAGTTAGATGGCGATGCATTGGAAGATGTAATGCTCGATTTCATTAACGGCGAAAAAGATGTTCTGGTAGCTACGACTATTATCGAAGCTGGTTTGGATATCCCCAACGCCAATACCATTATCATTAACCACGCCCACATGTTTGGGCTGAGTGATTTACACCAAATGCGTGGTAGGGTAGGTCGAAGCAATAAAAAAGCTTTTTGTTATTTATTGTCACCACCATTATCTACGCTCACTTCTGAAGCCCGGAAGCGTTTAAGTGCCATTGAAGAGTTTTCTGATCTGGGCAGTGGATTTAACGTGGCCATGCGCGA is drawn from Pedobacter sp. HDW13 and contains these coding sequences:
- a CDS encoding zinc ribbon domain-containing protein, which produces MEQTVEQKLKALYELQNIHTKIDKIRQVRGELPMEVADLEDDVLGLETRISKIKGELDDLEDSIVTRKNTIKDAQAAIKRYDSQLKEVKNNREYDALTKEIEIQGLDIQVSEKKIKEHGFEINSKTEIYEAAKGELDGRKKDLETKKAELDVITAETEKEEQDLQKKADKAEPQIEERLLVAYKRLRKNAVNGLAVVTIDRDSCSGCFNQIPPQRQLDIRQRKKIIVCEHCGRILVDEALTHEVAEA
- a CDS encoding Nif3-like dinuclear metal center hexameric protein — translated: MKLAEITNYLESIAPLNYQEDYDNSGLIVGDPNMEIRAALVALDCVEKIVDEAISVGCNLIITHHPIVFKGLKKLNGKNYVERVVLKAIKNNIALYAIHTNLDSIHTGVNARICERLGLTGTKVLSPKAGLLKKLVTYCPQAQAEQLRSALFYAGAGNIGNYSECSFNADGFGTFKGNEESDPFVGERSIRHREAEVRIEMVYPAQAERKILVALFENHPYEEVAYDIYKLENKHQLVGSGMVGWLEYDMDGYDFLHLVKDRMQARVVRHTEVINKRIKKVAVCGGSGSFLLREAIATGADAFITADFKYHEFFDAEEKLIIADIGHFETEQFTSNLLLEIIQKKFTNFAIRLTEQNTNPINYLF
- a CDS encoding TM2 domain-containing protein, whose product is MDIFQSPLMSLPGITPDEYSYLQQATTGLDEQQLRNFLMIYSSKRKNPSDMLIFCLIGLFAVPGLQRFIIGQIGMGILYLLTAGLCFIGSIIDVVNHKTLAFEHNQKMVFESLQMVRMGGGFAPKV
- a CDS encoding DUF2752 domain-containing protein; its protein translation is MGRSISHIFHGEFTESFAEHWFGFPALLIILYRIYILAKKIKTFKILTSNR